Proteins encoded together in one Variovorax paradoxus EPS window:
- a CDS encoding DegT/DnrJ/EryC1/StrS family aminotransferase, which translates to MPVQDRNISPATIKVLRPRLPAAASLLPYLERIDSSRTYSNYGPLNGEFARRLGELVGGSHVTLTSNGTTAIELALRLRCQQGGHCLMPAFTFIASAHAVCNAGLTPYLLETDPNSLALTPEIAAAALSGVPGPVAAVLVVSAFGAPPDFAAWAAFEQQHGIPVVFDAAAALTSLSGIGRQPVCVSLHATKTLGIGEGGAIFCADRELMDRATAMTGFGFVGQERQSSLRAGNYRISEYSAAVGLAGLDGLPKRTQEMRELTAAYARRLEGKAVHLQRGVGSDWVTMTLNVIVPAADVAATTQRLDDAKVEWRRWWGLGCHRHAAFKDVPMSSLSVTDTLAPCVIGLPFHDDLSPDDLDRVTGCLQ; encoded by the coding sequence ATGCCCGTTCAAGACCGCAATATTTCCCCGGCGACGATCAAGGTCCTGCGACCGCGACTGCCGGCGGCAGCGAGCCTCCTGCCGTATCTCGAACGCATCGACAGCTCGCGCACGTACAGCAACTACGGGCCGCTCAATGGCGAATTCGCCCGCCGTCTTGGCGAGCTTGTCGGTGGAAGCCATGTGACGCTGACCTCCAATGGAACCACCGCGATCGAACTGGCATTGAGGCTGCGTTGCCAGCAAGGCGGCCATTGCCTGATGCCTGCATTCACCTTCATCGCCAGCGCGCATGCGGTGTGCAATGCCGGCCTGACGCCGTATCTGCTCGAGACCGATCCGAACTCCCTGGCGCTCACGCCCGAAATCGCCGCTGCAGCGCTGAGCGGGGTGCCCGGTCCGGTTGCCGCGGTACTGGTCGTCAGCGCCTTCGGTGCGCCGCCGGACTTCGCCGCCTGGGCTGCGTTCGAGCAACAACACGGCATCCCCGTCGTCTTCGATGCCGCGGCCGCCCTGACCTCTCTCTCGGGCATCGGCCGGCAACCCGTTTGCGTGAGCCTTCATGCCACCAAGACCCTGGGCATCGGCGAAGGCGGGGCCATCTTCTGTGCCGACCGGGAACTGATGGACCGCGCAACGGCCATGACGGGCTTCGGGTTCGTCGGTCAGGAGCGCCAGTCTTCGCTGCGCGCGGGCAACTACCGCATTTCCGAGTACTCGGCCGCAGTGGGCCTGGCGGGACTGGACGGGCTGCCCAAGCGCACCCAGGAAATGCGTGAATTGACGGCGGCATACGCAAGGCGGCTGGAAGGCAAGGCGGTGCATTTGCAACGCGGCGTCGGAAGCGATTGGGTCACGATGACGTTGAACGTGATCGTTCCGGCTGCGGACGTCGCTGCAACCACGCAGCGGCTCGACGATGCCAAGGTCGAGTGGCGCCGTTGGTGGGGGCTGGGTTGCCATCGGCATGCGGCGTTCAAGGACGTGCCGATGTCCAGCCTGTCCGTCACCGACACTCTCGCGCCGTGTGTCATCGGCTTGCCCTTCCACGACGACCTGTCGCCGGACGACCTGGATCGCGTCACGGGCTGCCTCCAATGA
- a CDS encoding glycosyltransferase family 2 protein, giving the protein MSKSPLLSYIVLSYNYERYIGKTLRSILDQTVQDFEIVVVDDRSIDSSVAIVSAIEDPRIRLFVNEKNLGGAASYNRAVQEARGEWLVNLDADDWIDPRKAEIQLEAAARNPQLDVIGTYVEIYDENDDRHPSADALEAGYNKPRDLNLVDTWIGANHLCRSSTMVRASAHKRIGLDDPLMVRAPDYELWTRALQHGCRFAVIPQRLTFIRAHSRGVTHGDPVGTLLEVSYAMQRNLVPLAEARSLLLSITRMVAWTCRHPSLSQLPPLQAYRLIGTMMQSAAASDFQHFRAMLGNYSVQPELAEVGRRSFAFVGPSADAYQEVDKLHRDIRAYIEARDYFRGESEKWEQAYRSLVLERQAAAEAPAPASGSSPSLPRRAWSRLVRTLTK; this is encoded by the coding sequence ATGAGCAAGAGCCCGCTTCTTTCGTACATCGTTCTCTCGTACAACTACGAACGCTACATAGGCAAGACGCTGCGAAGCATCCTGGACCAGACGGTGCAGGATTTCGAGATCGTGGTGGTGGACGACAGATCCATCGACAGTTCGGTGGCCATCGTGTCGGCCATTGAAGACCCGCGCATCAGGTTGTTCGTCAATGAGAAGAACCTGGGTGGGGCGGCGAGCTACAACCGGGCGGTTCAGGAAGCGCGCGGCGAGTGGCTGGTCAACCTGGATGCGGACGATTGGATCGACCCGCGAAAGGCCGAGATCCAGTTGGAGGCGGCTGCCCGGAATCCACAACTCGATGTCATCGGCACCTATGTCGAGATCTATGACGAGAACGACGATCGGCATCCATCGGCCGATGCGTTGGAGGCGGGATACAACAAGCCGCGCGACCTGAATCTGGTCGACACCTGGATCGGTGCCAACCATCTGTGCCGGTCTTCCACCATGGTGCGTGCTTCGGCGCACAAGCGAATCGGGCTGGACGATCCGCTGATGGTTCGCGCGCCGGATTACGAACTGTGGACTCGCGCCCTGCAGCATGGCTGCAGATTCGCCGTCATTCCCCAGCGCCTGACTTTCATTCGCGCTCATTCCCGTGGCGTAACGCACGGTGACCCTGTCGGCACGCTGCTCGAGGTCAGCTACGCGATGCAACGCAATCTGGTGCCTCTTGCAGAAGCTCGCTCGCTGCTTCTTTCCATCACTCGAATGGTTGCCTGGACGTGTCGCCATCCGTCGCTGAGTCAATTGCCGCCATTGCAGGCGTACAGACTGATCGGCACGATGATGCAATCGGCGGCGGCATCCGATTTCCAGCACTTCCGCGCAATGCTGGGCAACTACAGCGTTCAGCCTGAGCTTGCCGAAGTCGGCAGACGTTCCTTTGCGTTCGTGGGACCGAGTGCCGATGCATATCAGGAGGTCGACAAGCTTCACCGCGACATCCGGGCCTACATCGAAGCAAGGGACTATTTCAGGGGGGAAAGCGAAAAATGGGAGCAGGCCTATCGCTCGCTCGTGCTTGAGCGCCAGGCGGCCGCCGAAGCTCCGGCTCCGGCCTCAGGCTCTTCACCTTCTTTGCCCCGACGTGCATGGTCGCGTCTTGTCCGGACCCTGACCAAATGA
- a CDS encoding glycosyltransferase family 4 protein, with translation MNSPRILALLPFLVKGALSIAIFRALRARGVDITVAYCGDASAAYEPDALEDFASTGHLLDLSGMTAMTRFDLVLEQLVDRKVDLVLQIGAGELYHLLPYWKERLPGLRIADILYNEIGHTLNHFLYEGCFDAVIVESDFMGDYIRRSSRRPDPPVVVVRSGVDLDEFSPVATQSGPRLKVGYVGRMSDEKNPVGFIELARRLAPLNSALDFEMFGTGPDAAMVKERVAASGIADRLRYHGFVEHARDALHQLDVLVLPSKFDGRPVLVMEANACGVPVIAAPVGGIPELVTDGANGFLIPPTETERIHALLSGLHEQPQALDALKAAARAHALEHFSREKMIEAYAAAFAKVALV, from the coding sequence ATGAATTCGCCTCGTATCCTGGCGCTGCTCCCTTTCCTGGTGAAGGGTGCTCTCTCGATTGCCATCTTCCGTGCCCTCAGAGCGCGCGGTGTGGATATCACGGTTGCCTATTGCGGCGATGCATCGGCAGCTTACGAACCTGATGCGCTGGAGGATTTCGCTTCGACCGGGCATCTTCTCGATCTGTCTGGCATGACAGCGATGACCCGGTTTGATCTGGTTCTCGAACAGCTTGTCGACCGCAAGGTGGATCTCGTGCTGCAGATAGGCGCTGGAGAGCTTTATCACTTGCTTCCTTATTGGAAAGAGCGGTTGCCTGGCCTGCGCATCGCCGACATTCTCTACAACGAGATCGGCCATACGTTGAATCATTTCCTCTATGAAGGATGCTTCGATGCCGTGATCGTCGAGAGTGATTTCATGGGCGATTACATCAGGCGATCGTCCCGCAGACCCGATCCTCCCGTCGTCGTCGTTCGCAGCGGTGTCGATCTGGATGAGTTTTCCCCTGTCGCCACGCAGAGCGGCCCCAGGCTCAAGGTCGGCTATGTCGGCCGGATGTCGGATGAGAAGAATCCGGTCGGATTCATCGAGTTGGCACGGCGGCTGGCGCCCCTGAACTCCGCGCTCGATTTCGAGATGTTCGGCACGGGTCCCGATGCGGCCATGGTCAAGGAGCGCGTTGCAGCCAGTGGGATCGCAGACAGGCTGAGATATCACGGCTTCGTTGAGCACGCCAGAGATGCACTGCACCAATTGGATGTGCTCGTTCTGCCCTCGAAATTCGATGGCAGGCCCGTTCTGGTCATGGAGGCGAATGCATGCGGCGTTCCCGTGATCGCAGCCCCAGTGGGCGGAATTCCTGAACTGGTGACCGACGGGGCCAACGGCTTTCTGATTCCTCCGACCGAAACCGAGCGCATACACGCATTGCTGTCCGGGCTGCACGAGCAACCGCAGGCGCTCGATGCGCTGAAGGCCGCGGCGCGCGCCCATGCGCTGGAGCACTTCAGCCGCGAAAAGATGATCGAGGCTTACGCGGCCGCCTTCGCGAAAGTGGCCCTGGTTTGA
- a CDS encoding acyltransferase family protein, translated as MSRPPTIENLKALTSLRFFAAMMIVVLHGSNSLDWPWLRGAPLSLAQGVSFFFVLSGFILTHVYGDRPPGSILAFMRARVARLWPVHVVGIVLLVVSVAPDSITFDGPGIFSKWVVLGFNAILVHSAFPFLAYSFSWNSVSWSISTEMFFYLAFPFLLVNIERTWHWKLLGAALLAAALIAVLRIAAVPIESSDFNRMTAGYATYPSPLMRGFEFVLGMSTNVLWRKYLRRQSRSLWWWTAVEAIALAVCAWWMLAGFHAVQRQFPNPWFNLFFQPAGSCWAFALAIGCLASGRGLVGRLLSVRPLVFLGEISFSIYMLHLILIKAFVTTLAWPGVPEFVYFGALFVLATTVYLLVEKPAQRLLRGGSKAKMLHPPITDASSGKVVRTEA; from the coding sequence ATGTCGCGACCACCAACAATTGAAAATCTCAAGGCGCTGACCAGCCTGCGCTTTTTTGCCGCAATGATGATTGTGGTTCTGCACGGGTCCAACAGCCTCGATTGGCCATGGTTGCGCGGCGCACCGTTGTCGCTCGCACAGGGCGTCAGTTTCTTTTTCGTGCTGTCCGGTTTCATCCTGACGCATGTCTATGGTGACCGCCCGCCCGGGTCGATTCTGGCGTTCATGCGCGCGCGGGTTGCGAGACTTTGGCCGGTGCATGTGGTGGGCATCGTCCTGCTGGTCGTCAGCGTGGCGCCGGACTCGATCACGTTCGACGGTCCCGGGATTTTCAGCAAGTGGGTGGTGCTCGGCTTCAATGCCATCCTCGTGCACTCGGCCTTCCCATTTCTGGCGTACTCGTTCTCGTGGAATTCCGTGTCGTGGAGCATTTCGACAGAGATGTTCTTCTACCTGGCGTTTCCGTTCCTGCTGGTCAACATTGAACGCACCTGGCACTGGAAGCTCCTGGGCGCCGCCCTGTTGGCGGCGGCCTTGATCGCGGTGCTTCGCATCGCAGCGGTACCGATCGAAAGCAGCGACTTCAATCGAATGACGGCCGGATATGCGACCTATCCGAGTCCATTGATGCGTGGATTCGAGTTTGTGCTCGGCATGTCGACCAACGTGCTGTGGAGGAAGTATCTGAGGCGTCAGTCCAGATCATTGTGGTGGTGGACGGCTGTGGAAGCGATCGCGCTCGCTGTCTGCGCATGGTGGATGTTGGCGGGCTTCCACGCGGTGCAACGACAATTCCCGAATCCGTGGTTCAACCTGTTCTTTCAGCCGGCCGGATCGTGCTGGGCCTTTGCATTGGCGATCGGGTGCCTTGCCTCCGGTCGCGGCCTGGTCGGACGGTTGCTGTCGGTGCGACCGCTCGTGTTCCTTGGCGAGATCAGCTTCTCCATCTACATGCTGCATCTCATTCTGATCAAGGCATTCGTCACCACTCTCGCATGGCCGGGCGTTCCCGAGTTTGTCTACTTCGGTGCGCTCTTCGTGCTGGCGACGACGGTTTATCTGCTTGTCGAAAAGCCTGCTCAGCGGCTGCTGCGCGGCGGGAGCAAGGCCAAGATGCTGCATCCGCCGATCACGGATGCGAGCAGCGGCAAAGTAGTGCGCACCGAAGCATGA
- a CDS encoding acyltransferase family protein: protein MRETYLDGLRGWAALVVVLCHAGEIFWPAWRPGFYPLLTDGSFSVFIFFVLSGYVLSVGFFRTGERRAVVDLALRRYPRLTVPIFAASCLAMGLMALGWMHNIPASKVTGSEGWLPIVYAFTPTVADVLHFSFWRVYVDGSPASSYDAPLWTMPVEMQGSILVFAALLVMGRGGVLRAAMHVALLAITGWLASPFVAMAAGAAMANFTQLDMHRKLGASKAAPLVSWALLIGAIVFAAARPNDFGPVWLTLCSAGLLYGVLLNRGFQRALSLPVSQWLGRVSFSLYLLHVLVLCSFSSWAYLALGGGERPSTTGIAVLLAATVALCLVAAALFHSMERLGITMGRRLSQAVLRVVPSARSRGVAR from the coding sequence ATGAGAGAAACCTACCTGGATGGCCTGCGCGGCTGGGCGGCGCTCGTTGTCGTCTTGTGCCATGCGGGAGAAATCTTCTGGCCGGCATGGCGTCCGGGTTTCTATCCTCTTCTCACCGACGGTTCATTCTCGGTGTTCATCTTTTTCGTTCTCTCCGGCTATGTGCTGAGCGTGGGATTCTTTCGAACCGGCGAGCGACGCGCAGTCGTCGACCTCGCGCTTAGACGCTATCCGCGGCTCACCGTGCCGATCTTCGCGGCCTCATGTCTGGCCATGGGGCTGATGGCTCTGGGGTGGATGCACAACATCCCGGCGAGCAAAGTGACGGGGAGCGAGGGCTGGCTGCCGATCGTCTATGCCTTCACGCCAACCGTGGCGGACGTGCTGCACTTTTCCTTTTGGAGGGTGTATGTCGATGGCTCGCCGGCAAGCTCATACGATGCGCCGCTCTGGACAATGCCCGTCGAGATGCAAGGCTCGATCCTTGTCTTCGCGGCGCTGCTTGTCATGGGGCGGGGTGGCGTGCTGCGAGCTGCCATGCATGTGGCGCTGCTGGCGATCACCGGATGGCTCGCATCCCCGTTCGTGGCGATGGCCGCCGGAGCTGCGATGGCGAATTTCACGCAGCTCGACATGCATCGAAAGCTGGGCGCGTCGAAGGCTGCGCCGTTGGTGTCGTGGGCTTTGCTGATCGGCGCGATCGTCTTCGCCGCGGCGCGGCCTAATGACTTCGGGCCCGTGTGGCTCACGCTCTGCAGTGCAGGGCTGCTCTATGGCGTGTTGCTCAACAGAGGATTTCAGCGGGCACTTTCGTTGCCGGTATCCCAGTGGCTCGGCCGAGTGTCCTTCTCGCTGTACCTGTTGCACGTTCTGGTGCTCTGCAGCTTCTCATCGTGGGCCTATCTGGCGCTCGGGGGCGGGGAGAGGCCTTCGACGACGGGCATCGCCGTGCTGCTGGCCGCAACGGTTGCCCTTTGCCTTGTCGCCGCCGCCCTGTTCCACTCGATGGAAAGGTTGGGGATCACGATGGGCCGACGCCTTTCACAGGCTGTCCTGCGCGTCGTCCCATCCGCGCGAAGTCGAGGCGTTGCCCGATAA
- a CDS encoding class I SAM-dependent methyltransferase, with product MHFKCNVCAATSVGRTLTRGDGRNVLFCENCDMGVVEVVPEDTSVFYEDTYYGATHAEVGYHDYEFTADHSLLWVKLVLEAISPTGRILDIGCANGHLLRSLNGAYERFGIEVNAAAAGVAQNRGVTIIASDVFDPAVSNRTHGSFDFITSIATFEHVNDFRGAFDVSLKSLQHDGVLIFEVPLMSYTRDNKDWLESSYEHVYYPTVKGMEALVKEFPDYQFTGFESAIAGYSSTYIGVAARDPEVFSRVAQLFEAMTKPSPAGLSDAETCINLAYNVVHSFNVTADRILALPTLVKHAYSFNLVKRLTQLWHSDRVVADSAAGALESAQWHAQQAKNWQYEWDRLHRDTEELRVANAAMHEQLQSPPKQR from the coding sequence ATGCATTTCAAATGCAATGTCTGCGCAGCCACCAGCGTGGGCCGCACACTGACGCGCGGCGACGGGCGCAATGTCCTGTTCTGCGAGAACTGCGACATGGGGGTCGTCGAAGTGGTTCCCGAAGATACGAGCGTTTTCTATGAAGACACGTATTACGGCGCGACCCATGCAGAAGTGGGATACCACGACTACGAGTTCACGGCAGATCACAGTCTTCTGTGGGTCAAACTCGTACTGGAGGCGATCTCCCCCACGGGCCGGATCCTGGACATCGGTTGCGCCAATGGCCATCTGCTTCGGAGCCTGAACGGGGCCTACGAACGCTTCGGCATCGAGGTCAACGCCGCCGCAGCCGGGGTGGCCCAAAACAGAGGCGTGACGATCATCGCTTCCGACGTCTTCGATCCTGCGGTCAGCAATCGGACGCACGGAAGTTTTGACTTCATCACCTCGATAGCGACCTTCGAGCATGTGAACGATTTCAGGGGCGCATTCGACGTTTCCCTGAAGTCCCTCCAGCATGACGGCGTGCTCATCTTCGAGGTCCCGCTGATGTCGTACACAAGGGACAACAAGGATTGGCTCGAATCCTCGTACGAGCATGTCTACTACCCGACGGTCAAGGGGATGGAGGCTCTGGTCAAGGAATTCCCGGACTATCAGTTCACTGGATTCGAGTCCGCCATCGCCGGATACAGCTCGACTTATATCGGCGTTGCCGCCCGCGACCCAGAGGTCTTCTCCCGCGTCGCCCAACTGTTCGAGGCCATGACGAAGCCGTCGCCTGCCGGCCTTTCCGATGCGGAGACCTGCATCAATCTTGCGTACAACGTCGTTCATTCATTCAACGTGACAGCCGACCGCATTCTTGCGCTGCCGACGCTCGTCAAGCATGCCTACAGCTTCAATCTGGTCAAGCGGCTGACCCAGCTCTGGCATTCGGACCGGGTCGTCGCGGACAGTGCCGCGGGTGCGCTGGAGAGCGCTCAATGGCATGCGCAGCAAGCGAAGAACTGGCAGTACGAATGGGATCGCCTGCATCGCGACACCGAAGAATTGAGAGTGGCCAACGCTGCGATGCACGAGCAGCTGCAGTCTCCGCCCAAGCAACGCTGA